CTAGATTCAAAGGAAACTGGCTCAGTGGTTTATGTGTCATTTGGAAGCATGGCTGCACTGGGAGAGGAGCAAATGGCAGAAATTGCTTGGGGGCTAAAGAGGAGTGACTGCAACTTCTTGTGGGTAGTCAGAGAATCGGAAAGGAAAAAACTTCCAAGCAACTTTGTGGAGGAGTCAGCAGAGAAGGGTCTGATTGTGACCTGGAGCCCGCAGCTAGAGGTTCTGGCTCACAAGTCTGTTGGTTGCTTCATGACTCATTGTGGGTGGAACTCAACACTCGAGGCGTTGAGCTTAGGAGTGCCAATGGTGGCAATGCCACACTGGACTGATCAACCAACAAATGCAAAGTGCATTGCAGATGTTTGGCATGTAGGGGTTAGAGTGAAGGAAAATGAAAAGGGGATTGTCACTAAAGAAGAGGTAGAAGGGTGTATAAGGGAAGTCATGGAAGGTGAAAGAGGGAATGAGATGAGAAGGAACTCTGAGAAATGGATGAAACTAGCCAAAATAGCAGTGGATGAAGGCGGAAGCTCTGATAAGAGTATTACGGAATTTGCAGCAGAACTTGGAAGGAAGTTCCATGAAACCAAAGATTCAAAAGTGTGAAAGCCTACATATGCATGGccttaaaacttgaaaatgcATCTTATTTAGCTGATGTAGTTTGCCTCAATCATAAACTTGATTACACATCCACCATATGCAAAAGCATGATTTCTCAATCTGAAGAATAAACTTGCACAGAGCATTTTATTTCCAAAGGCACGAGATATAACTGTCACACCCAATATATCGATTTCTTGTTCTGTACTGTGTACCtatatcatttatatattcATCAGAATTCACTTTTACAGCACTAGCAAGCATGTCCAGCTTTATCAACGAGCTGGGAAAACAGAGGTTACTCTTATATATATGACCCTAACAGATATGGGTCAGGTATATAGCCCCACGTCAAACAAAATTGCTCAAAAACTCATCTACGGGTCCTAATCACATTAGATGGCATGCCATTTTATCGTTAAATAAACTATTCGTCAGGTAGGGTACTATCCAGACAACAGCATGAAAGAATTTgaaggaatatttttttacatctcCCTCTCTTCAGTTGCTTTGGCATCTTCCGTCCATCTGTTCGATTGAAAATGATCTAAGTATCAGTTATACaaggtaaaaaagaaaacaatactaAATTTATCAAATGCTCAAGAAAGTGACAAGAAgcagggaaaaaataaaaggtagaaGAAAAGCATCATGTTAAATTTCTGACCCAAAACACCCAATTGGATTGAGAAAATTATGTGTTGACTAGGTGCTTGGTAAATAAGAGGTATAACTGTGTTCAATTggatagtttttaaattataatttataaattctttttcaattataaCCGCAAAAATTACTATATTACCGAACAAACACTAAATGATTGCATTTTGAGTGTGTTTATTAGACAAAAGTCCTAAatgggagaaaataaaattgaacgcAGCCCATTGCATCGGGTGTTTCATATATATCCATTTCTACGAGCAAAAGTCGTTGCTTTTTTGGCCTTTGCCACATGCAATATGCTATAAAATAAGCCACTTGTAGATTAAATATCTATCGTTGGATGATAGATAGTTGTCAACATTGAAATGAGTAATCAGTAGGCAGCTAGTTCTTCGTCCCCAAAATTGTAAGGGGGGAGaaggaaggggaaaaaaaaacagagagaaaatttgaaaagaggGAGGAGTATAGAGGGGttggagttgaaaaaaaaaaagaaagccaaGCTGAAAGCTGAAATTAACAACTATTGCTGGTCTCTTGTGGATTTTACTggtgaaacaaatatttttccttttcttcaagaGCAGTACCATCATCTTTCCAGGTAtgttcctcttttctttttgttattaacACGTCAGCTTGCTTCCATGAATTCATTCAATGTATGggtgtttttgtttgtataAAAAGAAGAATGACGACAGAAtggaattgatttctttttgaaaagatGTTTAGAAAAAGTTCTAATTTGATTGATCCTGATGAAACCAGCTTcactaaaatcaaaattctctGAAAAGCTCGCATTTAAATTATGAGGAAGCTTGCATTAAAACAACAGGGATGTTTCCCAAGCCTAGAGTCGCTGCATCATATAACATTTCCTAAGTCTCTTTTTCTCTGTCAAAACCATTAGCTTGATTATTCTTGCAGGCTGTCTGGAACCGAACATTTCCTTGTTTAATTCCTGAATTGAGGGAATCAGAAGAAACACATTTCTTAGTAGTGTTAGCTACACTACCACTAGCTTGCAACAATTTCTGTTTCCTTGTTTTGCTTCTAACATCCCTGGTGTTTTCCTTTACCGCTTATGAGGAGGCCTGTTGACTGCACTGAAAGCTCATAGGAGCTGGTAAATAGACCTGTGTATCACTGGCCTCTTCATCAATGGATGCATTGTTAGAGGTTATATCTTCATTTTTATCAGCAGTTGATTTAGTAACAGGGGATGAGCCGGTGTCTTTCAGTGATGTGTTTCTGTAAGAGTGAGTTACAAAAGTGGCAATTAACTCAGGTACAACCTCTGATATGTCATCGTGCGCCAAAGCAGGTTTATCTTTCAtcactttctttccttttctgtaTGAAGATTTTGGGTCAAGTCTTCTGATTCATctgagcttcttcttttttctttcctttagtTCCATTCTACCACTTCTTGGGGTTCTGCCAAGTCAAGTATGAAAGTATGAAAGCAGAAAAGAAGTTCTGCAATTGGTTTTGGTCTAAATTCAAGGTTCTCGCTGTTTTGGAGGAGGGAGTTGAAACCTAGGCTGAAGAAGTGTTAAGCCCTAATACACTTGGTTCTATAGCCTTGTTGATTAGCCTTGTTCCTTTCACCTGAGAATTTGAATGGCCTTTGATGCCTTTTTTGACGAGGTCTATAGCCTTGTTGATTAGCTTCATTTCCATGATTGAGATTTCAAATGCATCGTCACCTGGAACCAGCAAAACACGTTCATTTAATGTCATAAAAGAGGTTGTGCACATCAACACTTTTACTCCCGTGAGAGAGCCTTGGTTCATGCTAGTAATATTGTATCCAACCATCTTCCCTGCGTACTCAACAATGGATTCAATACATCTGCGGTTTCACCAGGTAGTCCTAGTATAGACACCCACACAAATCTATCTATAGCTtctgctctctttttttatggtttcagATGAGAGAATGATGTTTTCAATACAAAAGATCCATCTGTCAACCCTTTTTCCATAGATTCTCTATTTGTAAATTAAGGTGATGATTGCTTGGCTTGTTCCTGAAAACGAAAGCCAATTGCttgcttgatattttttagaacCATATGCTCAAGGTGAGCATAGTCCACATTTGTGGCTATATATCCTACTAAACTACTCATAAGCCACTCCTTGTCATCGGGGATAAACTCATACACcaccgttttttttttggatgcttTGTAACAGAGAGAGCTTCAGCAAAGGTCCGGGTTTGTTGTTCATACGTGTGTGATTGCCTAAGAGAGCACACAAATGATTGGAGAATATGCACAACTAGAATTTTATTAAGCAATTGATTTAGTAATTAAGAACACGGCtaaacattgaaaagaaaagaaacaaagataaTGTCATATAACTTATAATCtgaatatgaaaaaatcaaacttaaactGACTTCCctaataatttgttaaaaacaaattgtgaaCCCCgcgtgtaaaaaataaaaccaaaagtaGTAAAGTTTTGAAGAGTAATGAAAGCttgggataaaaataaaaataaaaataataaaatatgaggCATGTAATAGAAGAGATGACCtccacaaaaaaatttaaaaaaatttaaaggtattgttgaaattaaaataaggattgtaaattttaatttaaaatgtataatgacAGTGAAATTGATAACTGATTTATAtggataaaagaataaaaaaaatttaaaataaatatctctagaatcaaaaaataatcctgaggaattaaaatgaaaatgaaaaataaaatttaaaaaagaattgtacGAAAAGTGTTCAAGTAAACACCAGTTAAGATTTTATTGTGGAATAATAATAAGTCcggaaataatatataaaaggtaaaaataaaaaaataagtacaaaaaggcttaaaaaaaaaaacatttaataaaaatatactttcctcgtaatttctttttattattgacaTTGTTGTGTTGATACATAGCACTCCTGTTTTACTTCCAACATGTTTCACCTCTTGCATGAATTTGATTCACCGTTTCCTACTCAGGTTCCCCGACAGCATCCGATAAGTTCTTCAAATTGACAAGCAAAGAAACATATACGAGAGCAAAAATGCAAAACTTAATAGACAGCGTTTGGTTAGAGAAATTAATGGAGAAGCAAGAAAGACAGAGTAAGAGTCATGTACTGGCCCTACCCATTCCTGCTCAAGGTCACATTAACCCTATGATGCAATTCTCCAAGCGCCTTGCCTCCAAAGGACTCCACGTCACAATAGTGATCTTCTCGAGCAAGGTGACCAAGCATACCCGCCGACTTGGCTCCGTCGAAGTTGTGACCGTAGATTTTGTTAGTTATGAAGGCAAGCTTTCCTCCGATGACTACTCAAAACAATTCCTAGCTGCGGTGACACGAAAATTGCCAGAACTCGTTGCAGAACTAAACAATTCTTCTGGGCATCCAATAAGTTGCCTTCTGTATGACTCCCACTTGCCTTGGCTTCTAGACACAGCTAGACAGCTTGGCCTCACTGGTGCTTCGCTCTTCACACAGTCATGTGCTGTTGACAATGTCTACTACAACGTTCATGAGATGCAGCTAAAGATTCCACCAGAGAAGTTGCTGGTAACAGTTTCACGTTTGCCAGCACTTTCACCACTAGAGATTACCGATCTACCATCATTCGTGCAAGGTATGGATTCAGAATCAGAATATTCATTTCTACTGAACCATGTGGTCGGTCAGTTTTCGAATTTCAGGGAAGCTGATTGGATCTTTGTCAACACTTTCACCACCCTGGAGGAAGAGGTACCACTAAAGATCTTCTCTATATATGAAATGCATGTCTTGATCTTAGtacttatataaattttaacgAAGCAAACAAATGTGCCATCAAACAAGCAACTAGTCAACAACTGATTGACAGGCAAAGCAACATATACGAGAGCAGCAATGCTTCAAATTcctatttaaattcttttttcattgttCATAAGATGATACCATATTTTCAAAGTATGCTCCTTTTACTTCTGTGGCACtcaaaattttgttgatttccaTCAGGCGGTAAACTGGTTGGCAAGCCAAAGGTCAATAAAGCCAATAGGACCATTGATCCCATCATTTTACTTGGACAGGCAGCTGGAGGACGATAAAGAGTACGGTCCCAGCCTCTTCAAACCCAATCCGGACGGGTGCAATGAGTGGCTAGATTCAAAGGAAACTGGCTCAGTGGTTTATGTGTCATTTGGAAGCATGGCTGCACTGGGAGAGGAGCAAATGGCAGAAATTGCTTGGGGGCTAAAGAGGAGTGACTGCAACTTCTTGTGGGTAGTCAGAGAATCGGAAAGGAAAAAACTTCCAAGCAACTTTGTGGAGGAGTCATCAGAGAAGGGTCTGATTGTGACCTGGAGCCCGCAGCTAGAGGTTCTGGCGCACAAGTCTGTTGGTTGCTTCATGACTCATTGTGGGTGGAACTCAACACTCGAGGCGTTGAGCTTAGGAGTGCCAATGGTGGCAATGCCACACTGGGCTGATCAACCAACAAATGCAAAGTGCATTGCCGATGTTTGGCATGTAGGCGTTAGAGTGAAGGCAAATGAAAAGGGGATTGTCACTGAAAAAGAGGTAGAAGGGTGTCTACGGGAAGTCATGGAAGGTGAAAGAGGGAATAAGATAAGAAGGAACTCTGAGAAATGGATGAAACTAGCTAAAACAGCAGTAGATGAAGGCGGATGCTCTGATAAGAATATTACAGAATTTGCAGCAGAACTTGCAAGGAAGTTCCATGAAACCAAAGATTCAGAAGTGTGAAAGCACACATATGCATGGCCTTAAACTTTGAAAATGCATCTTATTTAGCTGATGTAGTTTGCCTCAATCATAAACTTGATTACACATCCACCATATGCAAAAGCATGATTTCTCAATCTGAAGAATAAACTTGCACAGAGCATTTTATTTCCAAAGGCACGAGATATAACTGTCACGCCCAATATATCGATTTCTTGTTCTGTACTGTGTACCtatatcatttatatattcATCAGAATTCACTTTTACAGCACTAGCAAGCATGTCCAGCTTTATCAACGAGCTGGGAAAACCAAGGttacttgtatatatatgaCCCAACAGATATGGGTCAGGTATATAGCCCCACGTCAAAAAAATTGCTCAAAAACTCTTCTACGGGTCCTAATCACATTAGATGGCATGCCATTTTATCGTTAAATAAACTATTCGTCAGGTAGGGTACTTTCCAGACAACAGCAGGAAAGAATTTGAAGGAAGATTTTTTTACATCTCCCTCTCTTCAGTTGCTTTGGCATCTTCCGTCCAACTGCCTAATTTGACAATGTCTTCCACAAGAATCTTTCCATCTGTTCGATTGAAAATGATCTCGGTATCAGTTATACAAGgtaaacaagaaaacaatacTAAATTTAGCAAATGCTCAACAAAATGACAAGAAGCAGAGAGAAAGTACAAGGTAGAAGAAAAGCATCATGTTAATTTTCTGACCCTTGATAGAATTCCACAAGCAACTCAAAACACCCAATTGGATTGAGAAAATTATCTGTTGACTAGGTTCTTGGTAAATAAGAGGTATAACTTGTTTACTTTCGCGgcgaagaaatattttttcatgtggcATGGTAAAATGAGGAAAAATGATAAGATGTCTTTTATAATTACGCAAAATAAGATGTGGCTTCTTATAACCAAAACCAGTTTGCATGTAGGAGCTCAGCTCAAGAGAATAAATGCATTAATCCTCTCATAAGAAGAAAGAGATGAATGTTGAAACATGCAGACACATTCAAAATGataaaagcataaacaaaaaatagaatgaCTAGCCGACCTCTATCTTTGGAAAGATTGCTGATGAGTTCTTGGATGCCTTCCTTGCCTAATGTATCCTTCAAGTACATCGCAGCAGCTGCCACCTCCTCAGGAGTAACTTTCCCATCATAATCCCTGCATACAAGTAAGATTACTGGATGTGAGTGCAATCACCGGATGGAGTTCATAAACCATCTTATTCCCTGTATTTGCATCCCTCTGATGCATACTAGTCAACAACACTCATTTCTGAGACATTCCTTAAGCCCACTCCAATCTATCACCTAATGCTAGTTCAACAGACTACCTCTTGGCTACTTCAGGTGCAAGAAGTCATGAATTGTGAATGCTAAGTTCATTTAGAACTACATTCAATGACCTGCCCACCCAAGTCTATCACCTAATACTAGTTCAACAGACTACCTCTTGGCTACTTCAGGTTCACGAAGTCATGAATGGTGAGTGCTAAGTTCATTTAGAACTACATTCAATGACCTTGAATTGATGGGGCTTCTATAGACTGTGCCCATTAcacataattaagttttttagactttatcataaaataaaatgcaagcATTCAAAGCACCTGCAGGGAAACCAAGAGAGCattataactaaaaacaaaacattgctGAACCTGTCGAGTATTCGCCAACGATCACCAATTTTGGCATCCACATCATCAATTTCTTTCTCAAGATTTTGGAGCATGCCATCaaccttaaaaacaaaaggcagCATAAAAGTTCATAGCTAGAAAGATTTTACAAAATGTAGATTTGAGCTCAACTAGTAAAGTAATCTGAGAGCATTACCCTTTCTATTAGTGCAGAAGAAACCTCATCTCGTTCATCCACTTCAGAAGCTCGATCAGTTTCCTCTCGGGCAGCTCTATATGCCTTAACAGCCTCCTTTTCACCATCATTTCCCTCTTTTTCTACCATGCTATTATAAAGTTctatctgaaaacataaaatgatcAAAAGAAGAGCTGAGTGATCATGCTGTTACAAATCCAGCTCACATTTCCATGACCTACAGGTAAGAAAGACTATGTACCACACAGTTCACTTGATTTCTCAAGCAAATAGATGAAAAATAATAGACACACATACCAGAAATTGCAAATCAATAAAACCATAAGACATTAGATACTCAAGGTTTATAGTACCTCCTTGTTGACAAGCCCCAGGAACTCCTCACGCTCTCTGCTTACTGACTGCAAGAATAGTAGAATATAGAATTGAAAAACTACAGAGAAGATCACCAAAACTATGATGGAAAGAAACAAATAGCAAAACCTTGATCACTAAAACTTATAGCATGACAATACTTACAGATGCTGAAGCTAAAACAGCCAATGCACGACTAAGTTCACAGAGATGCTCTTGTTTCTCCAATGTACTTGCTCTAGCCAGTTCTTGCGCTTCTCTTGCTGTTGACAGGGTCATCTCTTTCAAAGCTACATCCTCTTCACTAACTTTAGACTCTTTCGATCTGGCACGCTCTTCTTCCTcgtcctcttcctcctcctatAAGTTATCAATTGAGAAAAAGTTTAGGCACTTCAAAAGAAATATCAATGGCCACAAATTTATGAAGAAATAAAAGCTCTTATGCTGCTAACTATATGAAGTAAACTGCAGCCAATTTTCAACCTTGATCATTTCTTCCTGCATCTCAAGGTATTCcagtttccttcttctttctgaAACAGAATCTTCAGATGGTAAAGCAGTAACACCAACAGTATCCACAACCTCATCAGGTAAGGAAGATAGTGTTGCCCGAACAGCTTCCTCAGGTTTCAATTTTCCAGATACAGTGAAGGCCCTGCACGTGTTACACAGGCCATAAAACTCAGAGGGGGTAACAGGCTAAAATATACATGAGAAGAAAAGGTTTCATGTGGAACAAAATGATGGGGAAACAACAGGATTAATGTATGAGGAGAGGATTCACCTTGAAAGGATCAAAAGGGAAGATGGCACAGAGTGATTGAGAGACAGATCCAACCAATCACGAAGCTGAAAGGAAAAGTCAAGAAGTTAACATACCAGTACATGGATATTCAATTTGTAATATTCAATCACATACCAGTAAGGATGATTTACAATGAAAACTAAGAGCAAACAGTTTCCTTGAACTCAAACACCCACCcccttttaggaaaaaaatggttgaaacaATGGAGTTATAGAACTAAAAAGGTTTGTTAATAATTCAACATAAGCATACACCAACCCAAAGTTTATATATGCCATTTTAGATAtgcaaacaaacatattctTGAAATCATCAATATCCATTTAAACCCTGAAAAACTGTATaatgaaatggaaaaaacaaGGTGTTAAACACAAAAACCTGTTGCCGCATTTCTTCAACTGAGAGCAATCCAAGCATGCCTCGCTCCCTACAATCTTCACAGAGTTCAGCCTCTGAAAGAGACTCCACACCCTCTGCTTGAATTAACCTGTCATCATTCTTAATCCTGGAAACAGAATAGTATGATGAACCAACAGGATAATCTCTTTAGTGAAAATCAACAGAAGCAGAGAGGTTAATCAAACACTACTAAGTTCTTCATATCACTTAAAAcaaccaaatatttttcttaatatcaaATTCCAGATACAGAAAGGTCAATAAACTATTGAGTTAACCACCAGTATCTAGAAACTTTACTATGCCATGATCCATGCTAAAATAAGAATCCACTTTAGCACAGCCAGAGTACTCTCATTCTGTCTCCCCTCAGGTCAACCCAATCTATTTGGTCCTAAGTGAGGTAACAGGCACTCATCCATTCATTCAGAGCAAAAAACAAACAGCTAACCTCTGGAGTCTTTTGCGGAGCATGTAACGCAAATACGCATCTGTTCCGAAAGGACTGATTCCCATATATTTGCACATATTGACCAATCGAGGCCTGGAAGAATGAAAATACAGGAAAGGGAGAAGCATGTTCCTCAGCAAGCAgttaatatatgtattaagcaaatcaataagatgcattaaaataaaaaggacattAAGAAAAACACCAACCTGCTGATATTGTCCAAAGTTAATTCATCATTGAAGAGCTTAGCAAAGCCCAAAATTTCATCATTAGAAACAATGGAGCCTCTCCTAACCTGCAAAATTATTGCAGTGTGTATAGTG
This Populus alba chromosome 7, ASM523922v2, whole genome shotgun sequence DNA region includes the following protein-coding sequences:
- the LOC118059606 gene encoding uncharacterized protein, which gives rise to MAARAIFRRNKLASYYFNPSSTRSLQSFQSIADLLHSSDSRCFSCPASYHFNSDDRLRETVKKAECFGFSGVRNVGYCFNGSLVGPRFVDGRFRLGDGILVRYASTVGVKRLPPEYDSDDEEGKEMVGKKRKEASADECDQAVEGLSSAKAKAKAKRLNESMKAEKSVLQRTWAALLGLGPALRAVASMSREDWAKKLVHWKHEIVSTLQHYWLGFKLLWADVRISSRLLLKLAGGKSLSRRERQQLTRTTADIFRLVPFAVFIIVPFMEFLLPVFLKLFPNMLPSTFQDKMKEQEALKRRLNARIEYAKFLQDTVKEMAKEVQNSRSGEIKKTAEDLDDFLNNVRRGSIVSNDEILGFAKLFNDELTLDNISRPRLVNMCKYMGISPFGTDAYLRYMLRKRLQRIKNDDRLIQAEGVESLSEAELCEDCRERGMLGLLSVEEMRQQLRDWLDLSLNHSVPSSLLILSRAFTVSGKLKPEEAVRATLSSLPDEVVDTVGVTALPSEDSVSERRRKLEYLEMQEEMIKEEEEDEEEERARSKESKVSEEDVALKEMTLSTAREAQELARASTLEKQEHLCELSRALAVLASASSVSREREEFLGLVNKEIELYNSMVEKEGNDGEKEAVKAYRAAREETDRASEVDERDEVSSALIERVDGMLQNLEKEIDDVDAKIGDRWRILDRDYDGKVTPEEVAAAAMYLKDTLGKEGIQELISNLSKDRDGKILVEDIVKLGSWTEDAKATEEREM
- the LOC118059610 gene encoding UDP-glycosyltransferase 74E1-like, which produces MQNLIDSVWLEKLMEKQERQSKSHVLALPIPAQGHINPMMQFSKRLASKGLHVTIVIFSSKVTKHTRRLGSVEVVTVDFVSYEGKLSSDDYSKQFLAAVTRKLPELVAELNNSSGHPISCLLYDSHLPWLLDTARQLGLTGASLFTQSCAVDNVYYNVHEMQLKIPPEKLLVTVSRLPALSPLEITDLPSFVQGMDSESEYSFLLNHVVGQFSNFREADWIFVNTFTTLEEEAVNWLASQRSIKPIGPLIPSFYLDRQLEDDKEYGPSLFKPNPDGCNEWLDSKETGSVVYVSFGSMAALGEEQMAEIAWGLKRSDCNFLWVVRESERKKLPSNFVEESSEKGLIVTWSPQLEVLAHKSVGCFMTHCGWNSTLEALSLGVPMVAMPHWADQPTNAKCIADVWHVGVRVKANEKGIVTEKEVEGCLREVMEGERGNKIRRNSEKWMKLAKTAVDEGGCSDKNITEFAAELARKFHETKDSEV